The genomic region ACACTAAagctttcctccctccctgctcccctcagaTATTTTAGGAGGCATTATGTCCCAAGATAGGTCTTCACTCATCTACAAGTTCTTTTGCTGAAGAGCCTAAAATTAGTTagggggaatttttttttagagTAGGAAAGAGAAAGTAAATCATCACCATCTATTTTGTAAAGATAGTATTTTCATTTAGATGGTaacttttgtttgctttgtaaTTTCCTTGGCCTCTTGCGTAgcctaataaaattttaaaaaacacaaacctTATGCTGTGTAGTCCAATGGATCTCTAAGAATTTGTCAGTCTAGAATAAGTCATGTTCTTTCCCATTGAAAGAGATCCCAGTCAAAGATGCCGGCAATACTAAGATGAGGTTAATGTTTTCAGTATTCTCTTGGAATGAGTTGGTAAAAGCAGCTTCAAAAGCATTAACTATTATTACTGCTTAAGGTAATATGATGTATTTAAGTTTCGTAATGCATACATTAGGAAAGACTGAGAATTACAATAAGATCATttccaaaatgttatttttaatcttacctaaatattatttatcttaaattatttttatcttactcAAATAATATAGAAGAATCATTGATTGTAGTAAAAGCAACATGGTATGGAAGCTATAGTACAAGCAAGTACACTGTCAAGTGGAACATTTGCTGGTGACCAGAATTAtgtctctctttaaaaaaaaaacacacattttataaAGAGATAATTCATGGAAGATGAAATACATTAACCAATTGATTGTTGTTGAAGAAGTGAGTTTATTGTCAAATGAAGTAGTGGTTTCAACAGAGTAGCATttaataatttcatctttttgaatggataaagaagttgtggtacatatatacaatggaatactactcagctgcaaaacagaacaaaatcatcccatttgcaacaacatggatggaccttgagggaattatgttaagtgaaataagccagttagagaaggataatctctgtatgactccactcatatgaggaatttaaaaatgtagacaaagagaacagattagtggctaccaggggaaaggtggggtggggagtgggcacaaagggtgaaatggtgcacctacgacacgaatgacaaacattaatgtacaactgaaatcacacaagattgtaacctatcattaactcaataaaaaaaataataataatttcatcttttaaaatttttttcagagtgCCTATGCCATACCAACCAtggctttttcatttctctgccaTACGTCAGTATTGCCCATATACTGTGAGCTTCAAAGGTACTATAGAATTCTGgagtattttaaatgtattatgtcTTTTTACTTCCAGGGCTTTCAAATTGAATGAAATTCTCCTTTATGAATTCTTTCCTCCCATTACTGGATTCTAAGTGttagtttaaaacaaaataaaacaaccaagAGTTAGTTCTGTCCAAGTTGAGAATGTTTCCTAGAAGTGTAACATTTGTGCAGTAATTTCAAATAAGGAACGCTAGTGTGTAGTTGTTAATAAACTAGGTCTTGAGTGACTGAGGGATCCTCTTGACTAGCTTAGGAGATACTTCTTTCTTTAGATATAATTCAGATCACTGAttctatttttgccatttttgtctTGTAGCCcttcaaagaaaagaatgcaGAATGTAACCAATACAGCAGTTGCtttaagttttctcatttattttgtatctgCACTCTTTGGATACCTCACTTTTTATGGTAAGTATATTATTTAATTGTAAATGACAAAGTAAATTGTTCTATAGTTGATCTCACACCTGAGTATGGACTTTGTTTCTGCTTTGCATTACCAAGCTAATTTTTTCAGGCTGCCAGAATTCAATGCAGTACATACTGTGGTGGCTCTATGGACCTTAAAaagattgattttctttctcttataaagGTGGATCAAGTTCATATGAAAATTTTCTTAAACGCCTACCTTAGTAAAACCTCAGGCTTAGGGACATTGATGGCTTTCTACAAGAAAAAATGTGCaataatgattttaatttttttaattgagaattcGATGTATTAGACTCTAGCACTTTGAGAGGTCGAGAGAATCAATCATTTTAATTGCAGAAGAACAAGTTGAGAAAGGGAAGGGTTTTACACTGGACTACAGTTGTACACTTAGATGTCAGAAATTTCTGCCTTCAGACTTAATCCACATGATTCAGCAGATGTGCATTCTGTGATGCACCGTGAcctttctccttaatttttttagaagattcttttaaattcataaaacaaaggtaaaattttattttacttacttttgaaaAATTGCCTGCTGGgtgtgcatttttttctcttctcataagtacctcaagaaaatgtaaaacttgaaagtctagaacaagaaaaaaaattgtaagctCTCTTGTAATTTGCAAACATACTTGCTTAATTTGCTTAATTGCATTAATTAACTTGCTTAATTGCAAACGAACATGTTATAACAAATTACACTCAATTTGTCAAATTCTTGAATACACTTTTCAGTTTATGAATGCTTTCATAACAACTTTCCAAGTAAATGGCTGTTATTACTTTGCTGATATTTAGCTGTCATGACCCTGATTTCATGGTTGATAGCCTGTGCACATGTTTCAGGTTTAAGACAACCAGGATGACTTGAAATGGCGCTTTGCTTATCTCCCAGAGTTTTTCCAAGTCTGACAAGGTTTTGGACAACATTTACTTGCACAGCTACCTTTCCTAAGTCTGGTGGAAAGAGTATGAATTTTGAAATCTGACAAATGTGGTTCAGATAACTACTCTaactagctgtgtgcccttgaaCAGGATACTTCACCATGCAGTATCTTTGCTTCCTAATCTGTAACATGGGGCTAATTGCATAGAGTTGTATGGAGGAGGAAATGACTTACATGTAAGATGCCTATtatagtatctggcacatagcagtCTTCACAAATGAGAGCAGCTGGTGGTGTGTcactattatcattatcattattattgtaattatttcataatttcagTTGCCCTATTTTTCATCACTGTACTTCTCTTCTTACTAtctttaatgaaatttaattcaAATGTGGTAACTTTTCAGTATATGCTGTAAGTATTATCTTGGAGTTTTTAGTGTGTGAGAAAACTGTAATTATCCCTTTCTTGCTGTCTCTGTGTTGTTTCAACAGTAATAAAGGCCATTCATTAATCCACATCTGCTCCCGCATTTTTATGCTGATGTAGTATCCTACATGGTAGAGCCCTGTGTACACCATCAGGAAAATCATCTTCTCCAACATGAGTGTGTTACCCTGCTTGATACGCTACACAGAAAGTTAAAGCAGattgttaaatttttttgatCATCACTAATGAAACAAAATTCTTTAAACACGTAAGCTCTGTTTTTGGTTGTTGGGTTAGTTTTTGTACAGACTTGAGCTCAATAAGACTTTTCTATATTAATAAGGTATTATAGCAGGGTCTCTGTTAGGATTAAGCAAAAACTTAGTATAGCAAAATAGCTgtctatttttctaaattaaaattgtCACCTGGCACAAATACTATTAATTTAGGAATCTTCAACATTGCGAGAGTCCTAAAAATGGACGTCCTCCTCCATATGGATAAATAGAGCTATCTGGAAGAAATCTCAAATGGCCTACCAATCTCCAGGATAGCTGAGAAATAATTACATGAATTCCATGAGATATGCTTAAGAACTATATTAAATTGTAAGAAAGCTTTGATTGAAaggggagtggaggaaggatggATGCTAATGCGTTTATTGAGCTAACTTTTGTTACGTAAGTACCAGGTATTTTACATACATTGCCTAACTTAGTCCTTGCAGCAACTCTGCAAGGTACAGATTCATATAGTTTGAGTAATTTGGGCAGATACCTGCAGCTAATGAATAATGAATTGGGATTTGAATCCAATTCTGACTTTCTCCGAAATCAGTGCCTTTATTACTACGCTCCCTCCTCAAGAATCATGCTATAGAATCCACATTTCCTTCATTCCAAGTTTTTGTCAAAGTTAACTTTTGAAAAAACTTGGATCACTTAAGCTCCAGGCACATCTGtatatctctatatctatctatctatctatctatctatctatctatctatctatcaatcattgTTTGAACACAGAGGCTAAACATGTTTTTCATCCTATAAATGAAGTGTTTCCTACACAGAGATTTTCCTAGTTATCAAGTAAAGCTGTCACCTGGCACAAATACTATTATGTTTTGAGTCTtcaacatttagaaaaaaatccaaaaaatttGTCTCTGACTTAATCCTTCTCCACCAATGCAAATGCATCAGAATGTCCACATTTTCTATAATGGAGAAATACAcatcaaagaaaaatcacatggtaAATAGGTAGGtgatggataaatagatagaaaGAATGATATAAAAGTGATTCCTTCtccaaagacagaggaagattcaGATATTGATTTGCTATTCACAAATCAATCACAGTGGTTCTTTTCTGGGGTTTTAATCATAACCAAGGGACATTTTTATGGCATATTTCTATTGGGATAACAGTAGCTCTCAGTTTTATGGAAAGAAATTTCTAGTTGAAGCTGAGACTTTATCAGAAGGGCTAGTCAGAAGTTAAAGGCTTCAACTCATTTTGTAGATAAgtaactgaagcccagagaggtgaagtgacctgTCACACACTTAGTGGCAAGTCTCCTGAATACGAATCCAGTGATCTTTCTGCTGTTCCATGGTAACCTTTATAAACTTCATACCCTGTTTGACAGTATATTACACAGGACAGCCTCCTGGCTTCAACAGCATGTACAACTTGCAGAGATCACCATCAGGTCCTTCCTGAGATTTGTAGAGATTTGTCTGAATCTAGAGAAGTGTGTTATACTCTATCCCTTACATATGTTAAGGCTCAGCTAAGAACACAGAATTCACTGGCTCAGAAGAAAGGTTTTCATCCTGGGAAAGTAGGAAGTGGACATGTAACAGATAGTTTGAATTTGTAATAAATCTAGTGCTTCTGGCTTCTGGAGCTGCTTGGAATCCTTTTATCCAGTGCTCCCAAAGCTTagttaataatataaattttgtCAGATTAAAGGGACCTATAAGTACGTATACCTAGATTAATAATAATGTTTCTGATTACAGATGTTAAAGCATTGTAAGGTGAGGGAGAAAAAGTGTTCCTCTGGTGAGCCAGGTCAATGCCCAACTGTTGCCTAATAACTAGACCATTTAAAAAGTCTACAAAGTTATTAAGCAGTAAGTGTTAATAGCTCATTTTTAATGATtcagaaagtagaaataaaatagtttGCTGTATTTCTCCAAAGACTCACAAGTATCTCACAGATTTGGAAATAGAATCCAGCTTTCCTGACTCCTCTTCATCTCTTGCTTAGTCCATTAGTCCCACATTGTATAAAGTATGTCTTTGATATTTTAGACAGTTTCTCTCCCATTTCCATTATCACTAGTCTAGTTCATATTCTTGTTATATTTCAGTGATTATGACAGTAGCCTTCTAACTGTTACCCTGTTTGGGGTCTCTTTTTCTTCCAATCTGTCCTCCTACTCAGTTCAGATGATAATACATTATTCTTCATAAGTCACTGCATCTCTGTGGCCTACCGGATTGTGTCCAGACTCTACCGGATTGAGTCCAGAAGAGCTCTATTACTGGGTCTTAAAGGCATTGCCAGCCTTATCACCCACTCCTCTCTGCTCTACAGCCCACTATATCTCAGCATTATAGTACCACTGACTGCTCATTTTCTCAAATGCACATTCCCTTTGCTACTTTAGGCTTCTGCTTATGCTGTTTCTTGCTCCTAGAGAGAATCTCTTCCCCCACATCTTTGAATGTCAGCATGCGTACATTAACTCACTTAATGCTCTCAGTAACTATAGGTCAATATattgttgtccccattttatagatgtaagaactgagagactcagagaagttaagttgcTAGTAAGTAGTGGTATTGGAACATTAGTCTGTGTGGTCCCAGAGTTCAAGCCCCTCTACCATCCTGCTGCTCGCTAGATCGTGATGACTCCCCCAAGCCTTCCTGGACTCCCTCCCTGCTCATCCCAAAACCATAGTTACCTTTCCCTGTTCGAATCGCCATAGCTCTTTGTTTAGACCTTCTGCcactgtgtgtgtatctgtgtgttttgTACTATATGTGTGTGTTCACCGTATCTCCCCTTAAAATTTTAAGATCCTTGAAAACAGAGGTgtgtttgatttgttttttatttcctccaaAGCATCTTTTTCAAAACATATACCCTCAAATGAAAAAGCCCCATGCTATTTTAAGTACAACCTGACCTTTCCTTACGAGGCAGTGATATGGAGTGTTCTTGAGAACCCTCACTCTTCAGACCCCTCAGGGAGAGGTATGAAGGTGAGAATGGAAAAACACCATGGAGCAAAGCATGGTCAACTGTCACTGTCACTGACTACCACACTGGCTTGCTAAGTAAGCCATTTCCCTAAGACTGCATTCTCTTTTATGGAAGATGAATCTACACATGCAGAGTTGATGAAGCAGGTAACATGCACAAAACTCTATGAGATTCTAGACAACATTGTGGTATTGAAGGAAAGGTATCAGCTTTGGCACCAAAAAAATTTGGGTGCACAGCCTGCCAGCTCTGCCCCTTTgtgttgtgtgatcttgggcaagtctttTAACGTTTTTTGCCTAGCTATATATCTTATATTGTTATCATGAGGACTAAACTCAGTAGCacatgtgaaagcactttgtaaaacaacataaatgttgTTCAAAACCTTCAGATTATGGAAAAGCTCtaaagagatatttttatatatatattcattgtcGTAATTTTAGAGGCTCTGCCTGTGCTGTTTTCTGgtttcattaaagaaaaagattgtaggggccagccagtggcccagcagttaagtttgtgcactccacttcaacagtccagggtttcgcggatttggatcctgggcgcagacttggcaccgctcatcaggctatgctgaggcggcatcccacacagcacaaccagaggcactcacaactagaatacacagctatgtactgggggctttggagagaagaaggaaaaaaaaaaaaaagaagattggcaacagatgttagctcaggtgccaatcttaaaaaaaacaaaaaacagattgTAGGTTTcaagaagatatttaaatatctCTTATGTTTCGTAAGATAGGAAAAAGGACAGAGAGACATTTAGTGCTGGGATTCTAAAATCTGTTAAGATCCATTTgtgcaaaggaaaataattttgctgTTATTGACATCTTAGTAGTTTATAATGTGATctttattactatatttttattaacaGACAAAGTGGCGTCAGAATTACTACAAGGCTATAGTAAATACCTGCCGCATGATGTTGTTGTCATGACTGTGAAGTTGTGCATACTGTTTGCTGTGCTTTTGACAGTGCCTCTAATCCACTTCCCTGTAAGTACTCTTAAAGGTTTTGTTGCTTAGTGTAGTGGCTCCCTAATAGGGCAACACTAATTCTTTGCAGACTAGAATGTTTGAATCACATCTAGTCTTGTATATCTTATTCATTTGTCAAGTAATTGATCAAAGACCTCATACTTGCACACTGGCCCcatgaaagcacagaaataacaGTGAACCACTAAGCTAATTTGTGCTTTTTGAGATTTAGTTTAGATTTATGCTCTCCCACAGCATTGTTTCCAATTTAGAGACTAGAGTTCTTCtaaagttttggggttttttttctcccctttaattttgtattctgttttCAAAAGAATGTGCATGAAGAGGAAAAAGTCAAGTCAGCAAAAATAAGCTCTTTCTGGTTTATTGTAAATTTGTTTTCACATAGACATTCTAGTTTAATTttagtcaaaatattttatttgctctaGATTTATAACTTGAGGCACAACCGATCTCATTCTGCATTTAGCTGCCATACATAAGAATCTTaagaatttttgagaaaatgaaacaaggGCTTTGAGTAATAAATGCTTCTGCATGGATTTTTGAATCCCTAACAGTGAGTTCCTTAAGAACTGGGCCTTCAAGATTTTTTGCCTCCTCCCTGTGCGGACTGCAGTGCCAGGAGTGCAGGGGGGCTGGATAAACATTTATGGGACGTGACTGCCTGCTGCCTGCGTTAGCAGTGAGAAGTGTCATGAACTAGTTTTCATATTAACATGCTgtgaaatagataaataaaatcgTAAATGGTGTTCCCATggcatgatttctttttctgttttaaaccTTTTGTTCTTCTATCTGTTGAATTTAATGAAAATGATTCTCTGAAATTTCATCACAATGTGCTATTGtggataattttgaaaattatgcaCCCTAAAGAAATTGCATGTGAAAATTTTTTCAagaattaaagcaaaataatttttatgaagcTCACAGAGAAAGGTATATTTCTTAGTTTATGTGTAATGAGCACTTTATGGTAATAGTTTATGGTATACTTTTGGATTCTAAATTGTTTAGAGGGCAAGAATACCATACTTACTGTATTGTACATGTGTTTCCCTAAGTGAGTGTTTTTACTTTGACACTTTCTCTTTGCttaaatctgtttctttttctgttatacAGGCAAGGAAAGCTTTAATGATGATGTTTTTCTCCAATTCTTCATTCTCATGGATTCGCCATTCTTTGATCACTCTAGCACTCAATATTATCATCGTTTTACTTGCGATATATGTTCCTGACATTCGGAATATATTTGGTGTGGTTGGTAAGTTTTCCATTTCAAAAAATTCACAtcataaaatggataaaattgtCCTCCAGCCTCACATCTGAATCTAGCaatgtcttctttttcctcctcccacttAAAGGTTCCAGTACATCGACGTGTTTGATTTTTGTATTCCCAGGACTGTTTTATCTTAAACTTAGCCGAGAGGACTTTCTCTCAGGGAGAAAGCTTGGGGTaggttggtttttgtttcttttaggaatgctattttaagaaataatttgtcattttatcattatttcatCCACTCCaagaaatttaatgtattttgaaCTATAACATACATTATTGGAGAGGGTGGAGGTTTAACAACGTACTCtaactgttctttttctctttccttatttccaCAGGCTTTTGTTTTGCTCATCTTTGGAATTTTGGTTGGGAATTTTAGTTTAGCACTcatcatttttaattggattaatAAGTGAAAgacatattttcctgcttcttatgAAGACTAATTTACCTCCATATGCAAAAAGGAATAATTCTGGAAGCCACCTTGGATGAATTCTCTTTGTGTGGGTTAACATTTTTGTAAACATTATTAATAGGAAAGTGGAACAAAATGGGAGTGAGTAGAGGAAAGTGAGCTCATAgcaattttaatcaaaataagaaagaaactcaaaatgcTCAGGTCAGTCTTTcatttgtgggtttatttttttaaaaaaatcaatagactttattttttagggaagttttaatgtttacagaaatattgagcaaaaagtacagagagttcccatatatcccctcacccccagcacACCTGTACTTACCCATATTA from Equus caballus isolate H_3958 breed thoroughbred chromosome 24, TB-T2T, whole genome shotgun sequence harbors:
- the SLC38A6 gene encoding solute carrier family 38 member 6 isoform X2 encodes the protein MNAIMGSGILGLAYVMAHTGILGFSFLLLIVALLASYSVHLLLNMCIQTAVTSYEDLGLFAFGLPGKVVVAGTIVIQNVGAMSSYLLIIKTELPAAISEFLSGDYSRSWYLDGQTLLIIICIGIVFPLALLPKIGFLGYTSSLSFFFMVFFALVIVIKKWSIPCPLTLNYVEQYIQISNATDDCKPKLFHFSKESAYAIPTMAFSFLCHTSVLPIYCELQSPSKKRMQNVTNTAVALSFLIYFVSALFGYLTFYDKVASELLQGYSKYLPHDVVVMTVKLCILFAVLLTVPLIHFPARKALMMMFFSNSSFSWIRHSLITLALNIIIVLLAIYVPDIRNIFGVVGSSTSTCLIFVFPGLFYLKLSREDFLSGRKLGAFVLLIFGILVGNFSLALIIFNWINK